The Montipora capricornis isolate CH-2021 chromosome 6, ASM3666992v2, whole genome shotgun sequence genome has a window encoding:
- the LOC138051469 gene encoding uncharacterized protein isoform X1, producing MVLPIKGQVVFSRYEDVEASSSCLENGAFLSIGHAGYNSEDVIKEVSDTVDMVVRVNFKRLMTIFNVIIVCPVSTCNLVVEAMTTSGAAKTQQGFIVNLGRKRETRTKDLLMTEVKSTHLLWGIGQWQEKWWTDMCPNTHQMWLQWRVKKQTNSQKKFMSTLYQRFLRKGISSLTLAVEMETDCWVD from the exons ATGGTGTTACCAATTAAGGGCCAAGTTGTGTTTTCAAGGTATGAAGATGTGGAAGCATCATCTTCATGCCTTGAGAATGGGGCATTCTTGTCAATCGGACATGCTGGATACAATTCCGAG GATGTGATCAAAGAAGTTAGTGACACAGTTGATATGGTTGTTCGCGTGAATTTTAAGCGGCTGATGACCATATTCAATGTCATTATAGTATGCCCTGTCAGTACATGTAACCTTGTTGTGGAAGCTATGACAACATCTGGAGCTGCCAAGACACAGCAAGGTTTCATTGTTAACTTGGGTAGGAAAAGAGAGACAAGAACAAAAG ACCTTCTCATGACTGAGGTTAAGTCAACTCATTTGTTGTGGGGCATTGGGCAGTGGCAAGAAAAATGGTGGACAGACATGTGTCCAAACACACATCAAATGTGGTTACAGTGGCGAGTGAAGAAGCAGACAAACAGCCAAAAGAAGTTTATGAGCACCTTATATCAACGTTTTCTAAGGAAGGGGATCTCATCCTTGACATTGGCAGtggaaatg gaaACGGATTGCTGGGTGGATTGA
- the LOC138051469 gene encoding uncharacterized protein isoform X2, with translation MQLFGCADVSGDPPNPGPSWRDVCSRILRKEDVIKEVSDTVDMVVRVNFKRLMTIFNVIIVCPVSTCNLVVEAMTTSGAAKTQQGFIVNLGRKRETRTKDLLMTEVKSTHLLWGIGQWQEKWWTDMCPNTHQMWLQWRVKKQTNSQKKFMSTLYQRFLRKGISSLTLAVEMETDCWVD, from the exons ATGCAATTATTTGGATGTGCAGATGTTTCTGGTGATCCACCAAATCCAGGCCCATCATGGAGGGATGTCTGTTCGCGTATATTGCGTAAAGAG GATGTGATCAAAGAAGTTAGTGACACAGTTGATATGGTTGTTCGCGTGAATTTTAAGCGGCTGATGACCATATTCAATGTCATTATAGTATGCCCTGTCAGTACATGTAACCTTGTTGTGGAAGCTATGACAACATCTGGAGCTGCCAAGACACAGCAAGGTTTCATTGTTAACTTGGGTAGGAAAAGAGAGACAAGAACAAAAG ACCTTCTCATGACTGAGGTTAAGTCAACTCATTTGTTGTGGGGCATTGGGCAGTGGCAAGAAAAATGGTGGACAGACATGTGTCCAAACACACATCAAATGTGGTTACAGTGGCGAGTGAAGAAGCAGACAAACAGCCAAAAGAAGTTTATGAGCACCTTATATCAACGTTTTCTAAGGAAGGGGATCTCATCCTTGACATTGGCAGtggaaatg gaaACGGATTGCTGGGTGGATTGA